A genomic stretch from Vicinamibacteria bacterium includes:
- a CDS encoding N-acetylneuraminate synthase family protein has product MEITTMKIGDRPVGEGAPAFILAEVASAHQGEASLARKLARSARQAGADGVKFQMFRAEELIAPNDPRFPTFRQIELSDGEWDSVLAETEASGLAMLVEVFDRQSLVLAERHAVAAYKIHSTDVENAEFIRHVSATGRPLLIATGGLGLGAVEKALAAASREGNLDIMLLHGVQNFPTRIEDSHLAYIGTLKRTFGLPVGFLDHVDGGSPMATVLPMLSVAFGADLVEKHITVDRSARGFDFESALEEDTFKAMVELIREAEKAVGRKTLPAGASSESYHRLMRRAVVSRKPLSRGEPLTRDGLAFVRNETGLAPSDSPRLIGRKPKRDIPAWEPLTDDLFE; this is encoded by the coding sequence ATGGAGATCACGACCATGAAGATCGGTGACCGTCCGGTCGGAGAGGGAGCGCCCGCCTTCATCCTTGCCGAAGTGGCCTCCGCTCATCAGGGTGAGGCATCGCTCGCTCGGAAGCTGGCGCGAAGCGCCCGTCAGGCAGGCGCCGACGGAGTCAAGTTTCAGATGTTCCGGGCGGAGGAGCTCATCGCTCCCAACGATCCTCGCTTTCCGACGTTTCGGCAGATCGAGCTGTCCGACGGCGAATGGGACTCCGTGCTGGCCGAAACCGAAGCGTCGGGACTCGCGATGCTCGTGGAAGTGTTCGATCGCCAAAGCCTCGTCCTCGCCGAACGGCATGCGGTGGCGGCATACAAGATTCACTCGACCGACGTCGAGAACGCCGAGTTCATCCGGCACGTCTCCGCCACCGGACGTCCGCTACTCATCGCCACCGGAGGTCTCGGGCTCGGAGCCGTGGAAAAGGCGCTTGCGGCTGCCTCGAGAGAAGGGAATCTCGACATCATGTTGCTCCACGGCGTACAGAATTTCCCCACCCGTATCGAGGACTCCCATCTTGCGTACATCGGGACGCTGAAACGGACCTTCGGCCTCCCGGTTGGGTTTCTCGACCACGTGGATGGCGGCTCACCGATGGCCACGGTCCTTCCGATGCTCTCAGTCGCGTTCGGCGCCGATCTGGTCGAGAAGCACATTACTGTCGACCGGAGCGCCCGAGGGTTCGATTTCGAGTCGGCGCTCGAAGAGGACACCTTCAAGGCCATGGTCGAGCTCATCCGGGAGGCGGAAAAGGCGGTGGGGCGGAAAACGCTGCCGGCCGGCGCCAGCTCAGAGAGCTACCATCGGCTCATGCGTCGAGCGGTCGTGAGCCGGAAGCCGTTGTCCAGGGGTGAGCCCCTGACCCGCGACGGGCTCGCGTTCGTACGGAACGAGACCGGTCTCGCTCCGAGCGATAGTCCACGCCTCATCGGACGCAAGCCGAAGCGCGACATCCCCGCCTGGGAGCCGTTGACTGATGATCTCTTCGAGTAA
- a CDS encoding N-acetylneuraminate synthase family protein, with amino-acid sequence MKPVDFGGRLIGEGHPAFVIAEAGVNHNGDLELGKRLIREAKRAGADAIKFQSYKAGKISTRTAPRYWIEPDDPQGSQFDTFRKLDSFGRDEHEALFGYAKSEGIFCFSAPFDDEAVDMLDDLGAPGFKIASADLTDHPLLGKVASKNKPVVLSTGLATIAEIGEAVEVLRNHGNDQIVLLHCTLQYPCEAENANLRMMLHMKASFPEIPVGLSDHTLGIAVPQAAVALGAVAVEKHYTVDKALPGSPDHHLSIDPPELKQMMHAIRTIEKAMGRYEKGPVEAEAAAYRFARRSIVSAREISAGTEITRDMLTFKRPGTGIYPKFADVIVGRVAKVTIPEDTVLEWSML; translated from the coding sequence ATGAAACCAGTAGATTTCGGCGGGCGGCTCATCGGCGAGGGCCATCCCGCGTTCGTCATCGCCGAGGCCGGAGTCAATCACAACGGCGATCTCGAGCTCGGCAAGAGGCTCATCCGGGAGGCGAAGCGAGCGGGAGCCGACGCGATCAAGTTCCAGAGCTACAAGGCGGGAAAGATATCGACGCGAACCGCACCGCGCTACTGGATCGAGCCCGACGACCCGCAGGGAAGCCAGTTCGATACGTTTAGAAAGCTCGACAGCTTCGGACGCGACGAGCACGAGGCCCTTTTCGGCTACGCGAAGTCGGAGGGAATTTTTTGCTTCTCGGCTCCATTCGACGACGAGGCCGTCGACATGCTCGACGATCTCGGGGCACCCGGCTTCAAGATCGCATCGGCGGATCTCACCGATCACCCGCTGCTCGGGAAAGTAGCGTCCAAGAACAAGCCCGTCGTCCTGTCCACCGGCCTCGCGACCATTGCCGAGATCGGCGAAGCCGTGGAGGTGCTGCGAAATCACGGCAACGATCAGATCGTTCTCCTTCACTGTACGCTCCAGTACCCCTGTGAGGCGGAGAACGCCAACTTGAGAATGATGCTGCATATGAAAGCGTCCTTTCCCGAGATACCGGTGGGACTCTCGGATCACACGCTCGGTATTGCCGTACCGCAGGCCGCGGTGGCTTTGGGGGCGGTCGCGGTCGAGAAGCACTATACGGTGGACAAGGCGCTTCCCGGCAGCCCCGACCACCATCTCTCCATCGATCCGCCCGAGCTGAAGCAGATGATGCACGCCATTCGCACGATCGAGAAGGCAATGGGGCGGTACGAGAAGGGGCCGGTCGAGGCCGAGGCGGCCGCCTACCGGTTCGCGCGCCGAAGCATCGTCTCGGCGAGGGAGATTTCCGCCGGAACGGAGATAACCCGCGACATGCTCACGTTCAAGCGTCCGGGAACGGGGATCTATCCGAAGTTCGCCGACGTGATCGTGGGACGTGTGG
- a CDS encoding NTP transferase domain-containing protein, with protein sequence MISSSNVPIVVSARMRSTRCPGKALAPLAGKPLLEHLLLRLSAVFGTGRVILATSRSKDNDPLVELAGSLEIGTYRGDEEDVLGRYVEIARLWDVEHVVRVTGDNPLTDLPLIERLVARHVQEDADYTYVPGDALLMGILSEVISRRALEASHRDGEPRHRSELVTLYIKENPEKFRIVRETLPESLYRPEYRLTVDEPEDLVLMERIFDRLYRPGRVLATEAAIRLLDEEPGLRAINEHIRHSAANVRSVALDGSARGE encoded by the coding sequence ATGATCTCTTCGAGTAACGTACCCATCGTCGTGTCGGCGCGGATGCGCTCGACCCGCTGCCCGGGGAAAGCCCTCGCTCCCCTCGCGGGAAAGCCTCTCCTCGAGCATCTCTTGCTGCGCCTGAGTGCGGTCTTCGGGACCGGTCGCGTGATTCTCGCGACGTCGCGATCGAAGGACAACGATCCCTTGGTGGAGCTTGCGGGGAGCCTCGAAATCGGTACCTATCGGGGCGACGAGGAGGATGTGCTGGGCCGGTACGTGGAAATCGCGCGCCTTTGGGACGTCGAGCACGTGGTTCGGGTCACCGGCGACAACCCTCTGACCGACCTTCCTCTCATCGAGCGGCTCGTTGCCCGCCACGTTCAAGAAGACGCCGACTACACGTATGTGCCTGGCGACGCTCTTCTCATGGGAATCCTTTCGGAAGTGATCTCGCGCCGAGCCTTGGAAGCGAGCCACCGGGACGGCGAGCCCCGTCATCGCTCCGAGCTCGTAACCTTATATATAAAGGAAAATCCGGAGAAGTTCCGCATCGTCCGGGAAACGCTCCCCGAATCTCTCTATCGGCCGGAATACCGCTTGACGGTAGACGAGCCCGAGGACCTCGTGCTCATGGAGCGCATCTTCGATAGACTCTACCGTCCGGGACGGGTGCTCGCGACGGAAGCGGCCATTCGTCTGCTCGACGAGGAGCCCGGTCTCCGCGCGATTAACGAGCATATCCGGCATAGTGCCGCGAACGTCCGCTCCGTCGCGCTCGACGGAAGCGCCCGGGGAGAGTGA